The Perca fluviatilis chromosome 2, GENO_Pfluv_1.0, whole genome shotgun sequence genome includes a region encoding these proteins:
- the mab21l1 gene encoding putative nucleotidyltransferase MAB21L1, translating into MIAAQAKLVYHLNKYYNEKCQSRKAAISKTIREVCKVVSDVLKEVEVQEPRFISSLSEMDNRFEGLEVISPTEFEVVLYLNQMGVFNFVDDGSLPGCAVLKLSDGRKRSMSLWVEFITASGYLSARKIRSRFQTLVAQAVDKCSYRDVVKMVADTSEVKLRIRDRYVVQITPAFKCTGIWPRSAAHWPLPHIPWPGPNRVAEVKAEGFNLLSKECYSLNGKQSSAESDAWVLQFAEAENRLILGGCRKKCLSVLKALRDRHLELPGQPLNNYHMKTLVSYECEKHPRESDWDENCLGDRLNGILLQLISCLQCRRCPHYFLPNLDLFQGKPHSALENAAKQTWRLAREILTNPKSLEKL; encoded by the coding sequence ATGATAGCCGCCCAGGCAAAGTTGGTGTACCACCTCAACAAATACTACAACGAGAAATGTCAGTCTCGAAAAGCAGCCATCTCCAAGACCATCCGGGAGGTGTGCAAGGTGGTGTCGGATGTCCTGAAGGAGGTCGAGGTGCAGGAGCCCCGCTTCATCAGCTCTCTCAGCGAGATGGATAACCGTTTCGAGGGACTGGAGGTCATCTCGCCCACCGAGTTCGAGGTCGTGCTCTATCTCAATCAGATGGGAGTGTTCAACTTTGTGGACGACGGATCTCTCCCGGGCTGCGCCGTGCTCAAGCTCAGCGACGGCCGCAAGAGAAGCATGTCTCTCTGGGTTGAATTCATCACAGCCTCCGGGTATCTCTCGGCGCGCAAGATCCGCTCGAGATTCCAGACCCTGGTGGCGCAGGCAGTGGATAAATGCAGCTACAGAGATGTTGTCAAAATGGTCGCTGACACGAGCGAGGTGAAGCTGCGCATTAGAGACAGATATGTGGTGCAAATCACGCCGGCTTTCAAATGCACTGGGATCTGGCCACGAAGCGCCGCGCACTGGCCTCTCCCTCACATCCCGTGGCCGGGACCTAACCGGGTGGCAGAAGTCAAAGCGGAAGGTTTCAATCTTTTATCCAAAGAGTGCTACTCCTTGAACGGCAAGCAGAGCTCCGCGGAGAGCgacgcctgggtcttgcagttcGCCGAGGCCGAGAACCGTCTCATCCTGGGCGGCTGCAGGAAGAAATGCTTGTCGGTCCTCAAAGCGTTGCGCGACCGTCACCTGGAACTGCCCGGACAACCCCTCAACAACTACCACATGAAAACTTTGGTTTCCTACGAGTGCGAGAAGCATCCCAGGGAGTCGGACTGGGACGAGAACTGCCTCGGCGACCGCCTGAACGGGATACTATTGCAGCTGATTTCATGTTTGCAGTGCAGAAGGTGCCCGCATTATTTCCTGCCTAATTTAGACCTGTTTCAAGGAAAGCCTCACTCTGCTCTAGAGAATGCAGCCAAACAGACTTGGCGACTGGCAAGAGAAATACTGACCAACCCCAAAAGCTTGGAGAAACtctga